One part of the Vibrio hyugaensis genome encodes these proteins:
- a CDS encoding LysR family transcriptional regulator — translation MDLNLLTTFLAVYNHRSITVASEELDLTQPAVSSAIKRLEAVIGKTLFVREGRGIAPTGAAVSLAHKIEDPLTVLSGIEQNKQTLNVYCTESLIQFMAEIPNVRFIEAPLDEEQLFDALTTQKVDLVIDVISNKRHSLIEEILFEDEAVCLTRQGHPRIHESLHYDQYFAEAHIALKVRRSQMNTIDFLSYKPIEPRNVVIETSSISSMLMLVSTTDYIASSTKSLAEKLAPKLGLNIHPIPLELRPIRFRMLYHRRYRDDEQHIHVREAIKRAIPQHD, via the coding sequence ATGGACTTGAATCTACTAACGACATTCTTGGCGGTCTATAACCATCGTTCGATTACCGTTGCTTCTGAGGAGCTCGACCTAACCCAGCCGGCGGTGAGCTCTGCAATTAAAAGGCTAGAAGCCGTTATTGGAAAGACTTTGTTTGTACGTGAGGGCCGGGGAATTGCGCCAACAGGGGCCGCTGTATCACTGGCACATAAAATCGAAGATCCGCTTACCGTGTTAAGTGGTATCGAGCAGAACAAACAAACGCTCAATGTATATTGCACAGAGAGCTTAATACAATTCATGGCTGAGATACCTAACGTACGCTTTATTGAGGCGCCACTAGACGAAGAGCAGCTTTTTGATGCTCTTACCACACAGAAAGTCGACCTGGTCATTGATGTGATATCCAACAAACGTCACTCATTGATTGAAGAGATCCTGTTTGAAGACGAAGCAGTTTGCTTAACGAGACAAGGGCATCCGAGAATCCACGAGTCCTTACACTACGACCAATACTTTGCAGAAGCACACATCGCTTTGAAAGTCAGACGCTCACAAATGAACACGATTGATTTTCTCTCCTATAAACCTATTGAGCCACGCAATGTCGTTATCGAGACCAGTTCAATATCCAGCATGTTGATGCTTGTAAGTACAACCGATTACATCGCTTCATCAACCAAGTCATTGGCCGAAAAACTAGCCCCTAAGCTCGGGTTGAATATTCACCCTATTCCTCTTGAATTGCGTCCTATCCGCTTTCGTATGCTTTACCACCGTCGCTACAGAGATGATGAGCAACACATCCATGTACGTGAGGCCATCAAGCGCGCTATCCCACAGCACGACTAA
- a CDS encoding putative quinol monooxygenase produces MIHLVAEIKAYPDSIDNVTNLLSGLLEPSREEEGCCQYELYLDQKIEGLFMFQEIWASQEALDKHLQSPHIAQFISTLEDNDWVEYSQIRPMTFVG; encoded by the coding sequence ATGATCCACTTAGTTGCAGAAATTAAAGCGTACCCAGATAGTATCGACAACGTAACCAACTTACTTTCTGGTCTACTAGAACCTTCTCGTGAAGAAGAGGGTTGTTGCCAATACGAACTGTATTTGGATCAAAAGATCGAAGGCTTGTTTATGTTCCAAGAAATTTGGGCATCGCAAGAAGCGTTAGATAAGCACCTACAAAGCCCACATATCGCACAGTTTATCTCGACGCTAGAAGATAACGACTGGGTTGAATATTCTCAGATTCGCCCAATGACGTTTGTCGGTTAA
- a CDS encoding LysR family transcriptional regulator: MKALNDLNIFVETARQGSFSKAANSMDMTPAAISASIKRLEGQIGFPLFVRSTRSLRLTSEGELFLDKTTQALATLQEGLDQISSARGELSGQLHITAPSDFGRNMLLDWVDEFIDIYPNVTIKLELSDSLTDMYTQPVDIAIRYGEPADSNLVVLALCGANERILCASPEYVVNNPVLNKPEDLNQHNCLCYMVADSVYNKWTLTREGDTEQVVVSGKLLSNDSDLSHRLAIKGKGIANKSLMDISQDLIEGRLVRVLPEWDCGPVPLYMVCADRRLLTPTIRTFREFIHEKCCQQRKKVLATFRSEA; this comes from the coding sequence ATGAAAGCCCTCAACGATCTCAATATCTTTGTCGAAACTGCACGCCAAGGCAGTTTTTCAAAAGCCGCTAACAGCATGGACATGACACCTGCTGCCATCAGCGCATCGATCAAACGTCTTGAAGGACAAATTGGGTTTCCGCTTTTCGTTCGCTCAACGCGCAGCTTACGTTTAACCTCGGAAGGCGAACTGTTTTTGGATAAAACCACCCAGGCATTAGCGACACTGCAAGAAGGCTTGGACCAAATTTCTAGCGCACGTGGCGAGCTATCAGGTCAACTGCACATCACTGCGCCATCCGATTTTGGGCGTAACATGCTCCTAGATTGGGTGGATGAATTCATCGATATTTACCCTAATGTGACTATCAAACTTGAGCTTTCTGACAGCCTCACCGACATGTACACCCAACCAGTAGACATTGCGATTCGTTACGGTGAACCAGCGGACTCCAACCTTGTTGTGTTGGCATTGTGTGGTGCAAATGAACGCATTCTGTGTGCCTCTCCAGAATACGTCGTGAATAATCCAGTGCTGAACAAACCGGAAGATCTTAACCAACACAACTGCTTGTGTTATATGGTCGCCGATTCGGTGTACAACAAATGGACGCTGACTCGTGAGGGCGACACCGAACAAGTAGTCGTGAGTGGCAAGCTATTAAGCAACGACAGTGACTTATCGCATCGATTAGCGATTAAAGGCAAAGGCATCGCCAACAAGTCACTGATGGACATCAGCCAAGATTTAATTGAGGGAAGATTGGTACGAGTGTTACCCGAGTGGGATTGCGGCCCTGTACCACTTTACATGGTATGTGCTGACCGCCGTTTATTGACACCGACCATTCGCACCTTCCGCGAATTCATTCACGAAAAATGCTGCCAGCAACGTAAAAAAGTACTGGCAACATTCCGCTCGGAAGCTTAA
- a CDS encoding VF530 family DNA-binding protein, with amino-acid sequence MSNQQPNNPLHGLSLEKILTRLVEHFGWKGMHERVRVNCFQKDPSIKSSLKFLRKTQWARDKVEALYIETFC; translated from the coding sequence ATGAGCAATCAACAACCGAATAACCCATTGCACGGGTTGAGTTTAGAGAAAATCCTTACCCGCTTAGTGGAACATTTTGGATGGAAAGGAATGCATGAACGTGTTCGTGTTAATTGTTTTCAGAAAGATCCGTCGATCAAATCGTCTTTGAAGTTCCTACGTAAAACGCAATGGGCACGAGACAAAGTGGAAGCGTTGTATATTGAGACGTTCTGTTAA